The Sulfuricaulis sp. DNA segment TGACGAGGTGCGTTATCCCTTCTTCACGCGTCAGTTCGAGGGCGCGGAACTCAAGTCCGACATGCGGCTCGACCGTCACATCGACGCCATCAGTGGCGCCACCCTGTCGGTGCGCGCACTTGAACGGCTCGCGCGTCTGGCTCTGTACCTCGACGGCGAGGCACGTGGGTCCCCATGACGCCGCGACGACATCGGATCACGAACCGGACACTCGGCGCGTGGCATCGTCGCCTCGGATTGGGCGCCGCCGTTTTTTTGATTTTCCTCGTCGTATCCGGTTTGCTGCTCAATCACAGTCGCCTCTTGGGGCTGAACCAAAGTTACATCCAATCGTCATGGCTGCTCGACTGGTATGGCATCCACGCGCCGGAAGAACCGGCGGGAATAGCGCTCGGGGGGCGCTGGTTGAGCGGGCTCGACGGGCGGATTTATTTTGACGGACGGGAACTTTCAAACATGCGCGGCCGGCTTAACGGCGCCGTTGTCCTCGATCACGCTATCGCGGCGGCGGTGGAGAACGACATCTGGCTGCTGACTCCGGACGGAATTGTCATTGAGCGACTCGGTCTCGCACAAAGGGTACCGAGTGGATTGCGCGCTCTCGGCGTGGATCGCAAAGGGCGTTTGGTGGCGCAGACCGCAAAGGGTTTCTACGCCGCCGATGCCGAGCTGTCCCAGTGGCGGTGGATCGTCTCGCCCGTGGCGGACTGGAGCAGGCCGATGCCAGTGCCGCCCGCATTACGCGCGGAGTTGATCCGGCAATATCGTGGACGCGGACTGAGCGCTGAACGGATCCTGGCCGATACGCATAGTGGACGGCTCCTGGGAAAAATCGGTGTGTGGCTGGTGGATTTGACGGCCGTCGCCTGCCTGGGGCTGGCCCTGAGCGGTCTGTGGCTATGGGTTAGGCGCCGGTGAGAAGGCCCGGGCGACGAACTGATAAATTAGGCATACAAACACCACCAACAGCTATTATCCTTTTGGAAATGACGACAAGTATCGAAACCCTGCGCGCATCTCCCGAGCGCGAGACCGGCATTTCGGACTGGCTCAACGTCAATGTCCGTCTGTGGCGTCTGGCCAGTTTCGTCGTCGCCGGCATCGTGGCGGCGCCGATTCTGGTCATCGCGCTTTCATGGTTTACGCCGGCGGGCGACGTCTGGCGGCATCTGGCCCAGACTGTCCTCGGCGAGTTGCTGTGGAATACCGTCGTGCTGATGCTCGGGGTTGGTACCGGCGTGTTCCTGCTGGGTGCCGGTCTGGCATGGCTGGTGACGGTGTACGATTTTCCCGGTCGGCGTATTTTTGACTGGGCGCTGATGCTGCCACTCGCCATTCCTGCTTACGTGCTGGCGTTCGTGGCCGTGGCGCTGCTGGATTTCAGCGGGCCGGTGCAGGGCGCCTTGCGCACGGTATTCGGTGGCAGCGGCTGGTTCCCGCCGATCCGTTCTGCCGGCGGTGTCGTCACCGTCATGGTGCTGGCATTTTATCCCTACGTTTACATGCTCGCGCGCGCCGCCTTCCTGTCGCAGGGACGGCGCATGCTCGAAACCGGACGCGTGCTCGGGCTCTCGCCGCGCGCGGCGTTCCTGCGCGTAGCGCTACCCATGGCGCGCCCGGCGCTGGCTGCTGGTGTGGCGCTGGCGTTGATGGAGGCGCTGGCGGATTTCGGCGCGGTGGCGGTATTCAATTACGACACCTTCACCACGGCGATCTACAAGGCCTGGCTCGGGCTATTCTCACTACCGGCGGCGGCGCAGCTGGCTTCGTTGTTGCTGCTGTTTGTGGCGGTCGGACTCATCGGCGAACGGCATCTGCGCGGGCGCGCCCGTTATCATGTGACGCTCCGTCTCGGGCGCGAGCAGCGCTACCGTCTGGTCGGCGTGCGCGCGTTCTACGCCACCGCCGCGTGTGCCGTGATACTGCTGCTCGCGTTCATCATTCCGGTAGGTCAACTGCTGCACTGGGCATGGGGCAACGCGCACGTGGATCTGGATCTGCGTTATCTGCGATTCTTCTTCAATACCGTTTCCCTCGGCGTTGCCGCCGCCGCGGTCACCACGTTCTGTGCGCTGCTGTTGGCTTATACCTATCGTCTCAAACCCGACCGGCTGGTACGTGGTGCCGTGCGTTTTGCCACGCTTGGTTATGCCCTGCCCGGTTCGGTGCTGGCAGTCGGAATCATGGTTTCATTCGTCTGGCTCGATAAGCAGTTCGCCCAGTGGCTCCAGTCATTATTCGGCGTTGCCATAGGGCCCTTGCTCACCGGCAGTCTGCTGGCGCTGCTGCTCGCTTACGGCGTGCGCTTCATGGCCGTGGCCCACGGCCCGATTGACAGCAGCTTCGAACGCATCAAGCCGTCACTCTGGCAGGCAGCGCGCAGCCTGGGCGCCAGCAATTGGGAAATCCTCTGGCGCGTGTCGATCCCGCTGCTGCGCACCGGGCTGTTGTCGGCCTCGCTGCTGGTATTCGTCGAAGTTATGAAAGAGATGCCGGCGACTCTGCTGTTGCGTCCCTTCGGCTGGGACACGCTGGCCACGCGCATCTTCGAGATGACCTCCGAGGGCCAGTGGGAACGCGCCGCGCTCCCGGCTCTGACGCTGGTGCTGGCGGGCCTGATCCCGGTCGTCATGCTGGTGCGGCGATCGTCCCCCCAGGTCTAGCGAGTCGCATATCCTTCTGGGTTTTGCTCCACCGAGTTGGCCGTGTAATATCTCCGCGTTTTCGCCGGGACGGTCCGACCACGACCAGTTCCCAGCCCGGGGATAAAACCAGAAATAATGAAATACGCGTCGACCACAACGGGGTGCTGTGCCGCGGTGCTGCTTGTTTTGAGCCTGGTGGCTGAAGGCGCTGTTTCGTCCGCGCCCGGCGCGGTCCCCTGCGCCGACCCGGCGGCGGACATCGAACTGGCGCTGATATCGAAATCCGGGCCCGGCTCCGGCCGCGTGCGTATCACCGGCGTTGTGAAAAATCTGGGTAACGCCGCATGGACCGCGACCAGCCCGTCACATCGCTTGCAAGTCGTGCTCGCGCAGAGGAATTCCAAGGCGCGGCCGGAAGGCGAGCCGGTGCAACCCGCCATTGCGATCCAGCAATTAGCACCCGGCCAGCAGTATCGGATCGATCATCAGGTCGACTGGGAAACAGCCAAGCATGCCTCGTATCCCCGGTTCATCGTGCGCTTTTTCGACTCCGGGCAGGTCGGCGCCCGTCCCGCGGCTTACAGTCTGGATTGTCGTTCAGCCAATAATCGAAAGGAAATCACTGCCGCTGATATCAATAAGTTGTTTCAACCGGCGACGCCGGAAAAGCCCCTCAAGGCCCAGAGCTATCGCCTGCTGGGAGGCGTCGGTGTCAATTCTGTAGAAACGCAGCTTGTTTATAATCGCAGGTCCTCCAACGCAGGCAAGCTGACGGCCTCCGTGGCGGCGCCTTATGCTGGCACGTCCGATGAAGTACCGATAAACGAGAGCAGCGGCACGGCGAAAATCCGCGTGCATATTCCGTGCGATGTGAAAGAAATATCAGATCCCAACGCGCCGCCAGTGACAATTACCTATCGACTGTGGGGTTCGCTCAGTCTCCCTGGCGGTTCGGGTTGGGTACCCAGTTTCAGCGTCGAACAATCGATCCCCTATCGCGCGCTTTGTAGCCCGGACGCCACAGGTAATACGAACTAGTATCCGCAGTCTCAGCCAGTCGAATCGACGGGAAAAGTCCCTGCTTGGCGCTGCAAAGGCGCTGCGCTATAGTGCCGGGCCTCGACCCGGACCCGCGGGAGAGACCCCGATATAAGTAGAGATTTGGGGCGCCGAAGGCGCAATCGCCAGGAATCGCTCAGGCAAAAGGACCGCGGGAACGACAGGTCGACTCTGGAGAGCGATGGCGCACCGCCATCCACCGAAGGGGCTCAAGCTCTCAGGTTAATGGACAGAGGGGCGGTGACTTTAACCAAAGTCATCGCCCCTTTTTTATTTTTCTTAAGAAGCTTAACCACAGAGGACACAAAGATGAAAAATTTTAAAACTTTGTGTCCTCTGTGGTTGGATTTCATATAGGTCTTTATGGGACATCGCACACCGTTATACGACAGCCATTTCAAGATGGGCGCCAAGATTGTGGACTTCGGCGGCTGGGATATGCCGCTGCACTACGGCTCCCAGATCGAGGAACATCACAAGGTCAGAAAAGACTGCGGCATGTTCGATGTCTCGCACATGAACGTGGTGGACGTGAAGGGCGCTGACGTGCGCAACTTCTTTCGCCTGCTGCTGGCCAACAACGTCGACAAGCTGAAAACCAAAGGCAAGGCCTTGTACAGTTGTATGCTCACTGCCAAGGGCGGCGTGATCGACGATCTCATCGTCTATTACATGGACGACCAGTGGTTCCGCGTCGTCATGAACGCCGCCACGCGCGACAAGGACATGGCCTGGGTTAATGCCGCGGCGAAAGAATATGGCGGGCTCAAGGTGATCCAGCGCGACGATCTGGCCATGATCGCGGTGCAGGGACCGAATGCGAAAGCGAAGGTCTATCAGGCCCTGGGCGAGGCGCTGCGTGCGCCGGCCGGGGCGCTGAAACCGTTTCACGCTGCGACCGTGGGTGAACTGTTCGTCGCCACCACCGGCTATACCGGCGAGGACGGTTTTGAAATTATTCTTCCCGCCAAGGCTGCACCCTTCACCTGGCAGATGCTCAACGAAGCCGGCGTTCCACCCATTGGATTGGGCGCACGCGATACGCTACGGCTCGAAGCCGGGATGAATCTTTATGGATCTGACATGGACGAAACCACCACGCCGCTGGAATCTGGCTTGGCCTGGACCGTGGCGCTGGAGCCAGCTGACCGGAAGTTCATCGGACGCGAAGTGCTGGACAAACAAAAAGCCCAGGGCGTTCCACGCCAGCTTGTCGGGCTGGTGCTCGAAGGCAAGGGCGTACTGCGCAATCACCAAAAGGTAATGTGCAACGGCGCTGGCGAAGGTGAGATCAGCAGCGGCAGTTTCTCGCCGACGCTGAATCAGGCAATCGCGCTGGCGCGTGTACCAGCCTCCGTCAAGATTGGTGATCACTGCACCGTGGATCTGCGTGGTAGACCCGCCACGGTGCGTGTCGTCAAATATCCGTTTGTTCGCAATGGCAAAAGCTGCCTCTAAAGGTGAGAGAAAACCATGAGCAATATTCCAAAAGATCTGAAGTACACGAAATCACACGAATGGGTTAAACCAAATGCCGATGGCAGCGTAACCGTGGGCATCACACACCACGCCCAGGACCTCATGGGCGACATGGTGTTCGTGGATCTGCCGCCGGCCGGGACCAAAGTCACGAGTGGCAAGGAATGCGGCGTGGTGGAATCGGTGAAGGCCGCTTCGGATGTGTATGCGCCCATCAGCGGTGAGATCGTCGAGGCCAATGCCGCGCTGGCCGACTCACCCGAGACCGTGAACAAGGACCCTTATGTTTCCGGCTGGATGTTCCGCCTCAAACCGGCGAACAAGGCTGAGCTCGATGCGCTGCTCGACGCTAAGGCTTACGAGGCGTTAGTTGCATCTGAAAAGCACTAAATTCACCGCAAAGACGCAAAGAGCGCAAAGAAAGTCAAAAGTACCAGGTTCAATATTTTTAATGTTTTATGTTTTTCTTTGCGTCCTTAGCGCCTTTGCGGTGAAAACTTCTTATTAGGATTTTATTATGCCGTTCATTCCTCATACCGACGCTGACGTGAAAGCGATGCTGAAAAGCATCGGCGTCAATGCGATTGACGATCTGTTCGATGAAATTCCGGAAAAACTCCGTGCCGGCAAACTGACGCAAGTGCCGGAAGGGCTGAGCGAAATGGATATCGGCCGCCTGATGCAGACGCGCGCCAACCAGGACGGGGCCTATCTCAATTTCATCGGCGCCGGCGCCTACGAACACCATATCCCGGCGGCGGTGTGGGAAATCGTCACGCGCGGTGAATTCTATTCGGCTTATACGCCGTATCAGGCCGAGGCCAGTCAGGGCACGCTGCAACTGTTGTACGAATACCAGACCATGATGGCCTCGCTCACGGGCATGGATGTTTCCAATGCTTCGCTCTACGACGGCGCTTCCGGGCTGGCCGAGGCGGTATTGATGGCGGTGCGCGCACACAAGAAGGCGCGCAAGATTCTCATGCCCACCACGGTGCATCCGATTTACCGTCGCGTGGTGCATGCCATCGTCGCGAACCAGAACATTGAGCTGGTGGAAATTCCGCTGTGCATGGAGTGCGGCAACATCATTCCGGAATCGCTCAAGCTATATGAAGGCGACGAGTTTGCCGCGTTGGTCATCCCGCAGCCCAATTTCTTTGGTGTGCTGGAAGAAGTGGACGTGCTCACCGATTGGGCGCACGCACACAACATGCTCGCCATCGGGCTCGTGAATCCGACAGCGCTGGCGCTGCTGACGCCACCGGGCCAGTGGGGCGCGAAGGGTGCCGACATCGCCGTGGGCGAAGGCCAACCATTAGGTGCGCCGCTGTCATCCGGCGGACCTTATTATGGGTTCATGTGTTGCAAGCAGGCGCTGGTGCGGCAGATGCCGGGGCGTATCATAGGACGCACCGTGGACAAGGACGGCAAGCCGGGATTTACCCTGACGCTGCAGGCGCGCGAGCAACATATCCGCCGCTCCAAGGCGACCTCGAATATTTGCACCAACCAGGGTCTGGTAGTGGCGGCCTCGACCATCTATATGGCGTTGCTGGGACCGGAAGGGCTGGAGCGGGTCGCCGCCTCATCTCACGCCAACACACTCGCACTGGTAGAGAAGCTGACGGCGATCAAGGGTGTGACACGTGTGTTCAATCGCCCGGTGTTCCACGAGACAGTGCTGCGACTGGATGCGCCGGTATCCGATACTCTGCGCGCACTCGAAGCCCAGGGCATCCTCGGCGGATACGATCTTTCCGAACATTATCCGCACCTCGGTCAGTCATTGCTGGTATGCGCGACCGAAACCCGCACGCCGGAGGACATCAATCAATATGCGTTCCATCTGGAGCGCATCGTCAGCAAGCGCCGGCTCGATCCGCCGTGTGCCATCAAAACCAATCCCAACGCTTAACTCAAGGAGACGCGACCATGGCCCAGGTATTATTCAAAGGACAACCCGCCCACACCAGCGGTGAACTGCCGAAGGTCGGAAGCAAGGCGCCGGATTTCAAACTCACGGCGGGGGATCTCTCGGATGTCACTCTCGCCAATTACAAAGGAAAGAAAAAACTGCTCAACATCGTGCATTCGCTCGACACTGGACCCTGCGCGGCCAGCGCCAAGCGGTTCAATGAATTCGTCAAGAACCGCAATGACCTGGTCGTGCTGGTCATCTCTGCCGATCTGCCCTTCGCCCAGGGCCGGTTCTGCACCGGCGAGGGGCTCAAGAACGTGGTGACGCTGTCCATGATGCGCGACCGGCATTTCGCCAAGGACTACGGCGTGCTGCTGACAGACACCCCGATTGCCGGACTTTGCGCGCGCGCCACCTTGGTGCTGGATGAGAACGACAAGGTGCTGTACACGCAAATGGGGCCCGAGCTGACCGTCGAGCCGGACTACGACAAGGCTTTCGCCGTGCTGAAGTAATGGTGATTTATGGCCGATATCACCCATCGCGGAAATCCGGTTCATACCAGCGGTAACCTGCCGGCGGTCGGCAGCCGCGCGCCCGACTTCCGCCTCACGGATGCCGACCTGAAGGACGTATCGCTCGCCGATTTCAAGGGTAAGAAGAAGCTCCTGAATATTTTCCCCAGCATCGATACGCCGACCTGCGCCTTGTCGACGCGCAAATTCAACGAGTATGCCGCCCAACACGCCAACGCCGTGATCATCATGGTGTCGGCCGATCTGCCGTTCGCTCAGAAGCGTTTCTGTACTGCGGAGAACACGAACAACGTCAAGACACTGTCAATGATGCGCGACCGGAATTTCGCCAGGGACTACGGCATGCTGCTGCTGGACGGTCTGTACCAGGGCGTCACGGCCCGGGCAATTGTTGTAATCGACGAAAACGACAAGGTGATATACACCGAGCTGGTGCCGGAGATCAGGCAGGAACCGAATTACGACGCCGCTCTGGCCACGCTCAAATAACCGGCTGAGTTAATCGAGAGACGCCTATGCTGATTTTTGAACAATCACAAACCAACCGCCGAAATTATTCGCAGGCCCCGCTTGCTAAAGCGGAGGTGAAAGACATTCCGGATAAATTCCGGCGCAAGCAAAAGCCGCTGCTGCCGGAAGTCTCCGAGATGCAGGCGGTGCGGCATTACACGCGGCTGTCGCAGAAGAATTTCTCCATCGACACGCATTTCTACCCACTTGGTTCTTGCACCATGAAGTACAACCCGCGAGCGTGTAATAAGCTCGCCATGCTGCCGAATCTTTTGGGACGGCATCCGTACGCGCCGGAATCCACCGGCCAGGGCTTTCTCGCGTGCATGCACGAGCTTCAGGAAATGCTGAAGGATGTGACTGGCATGAAAGCGGTGTCACTCACGCCGCTGGCGGGCGCGCAGGGTGAGTTCGCCGGTGTCGCCATGATCCGCGCCTATCATGAATCGCGCGGCGACAAGGTGCGCACGGAAATTCTGGTACCCGACGCGGCACATGGCACCAATCCGGCGACGGCGGTCATGTGCGGTTACGCCGTGCGCGAAATTCCGACTGACGTAAACGGCGACGTGGATATCGCATCGCTCAAAGCGGCAGTCGGGCCGCAAACAGCGGGATTGATGCTGACGAATCCCTCCACGCTCGGTGTGTTCGAACGCAAGATCGAGGAAATCTCGAAGATTGTGCACGAGGCCGGTGGTCTGTTGTATTACGACGGCGCGAACCTGAATGCGATTCTTGGGCGTGTGAAGCCGGGAGACATGGGCTTCGACGTGATCCACATGAACCTGCACAAAACCTTTTCCACGCCGCATGGCGGCGGCGGTCCGGGCGCGGGTCCGGTGGCGGCGAATACCCGGCTTGAGCCATTCCTGCCGGTGCCGATCGTGGGTAAGGTGCAGGACAAATATCTTTGGGAAACAGAAAAAACCCGTCCCAAGACGATAGGCCGGCTTTCCGCCTACATGGGCAACGCCGGCGTGCTGCTGCGTGCCTACGTCTACGCGCGGCTGCTGGGGCGCGAAGGCATGCACCGTGTTGCTGAATTCTCCACGCTCAATGCCAACTACATCATGGCCGAATTGGCAAAACGCGGTTTCGACCTGGCCTATCCGAAGCGCCGTGCGACACACGAGTTCGTGCTGACCTTCAAGAAGCTCAAGGATGAAACCGGCGTGAACGCCATGGACTTCGCCAAGCGGCTGCTCGACAAGGGATTCCATGCGCCGACGACCTACTTCCCGTTATTGGTACCGGAGTGTCATCTGATCGAGCCGACGGAGTCCGAAGCGAAAGAGGAGCTCGATCGTTTCATCGCCGCCATGGAGGAAATATTGAAAGAGGCGCGCGCCAATGCCGAGATCGTGAAGGGTGCGCCGCATACGCTGCCGGTAAAACGCCTGGACGACGTGCGCGCGGCGCGTGAACTCGACCTTACATGGAAACGGGCCGGCTGACGCATGACGCTGCTGAAAGATTTGTTGAATTTGGGTCGCATCTGGCGTGCGGCGGGTTATTCCGCCGCCGGGTTCAGGGTGGCGTTGAAAAACGAGGCGGCGTTCCGACAGGAATTGGCGCTGTTGGTAATGCTCGCGCCGCTTGGGCTTTGGCTCGGACGCGACGGGGTGGAGCGGTCACTGCTGGTCGGCAGTCTGATGCTGGTGCTGCTGGTCGAGTTGCTGAATTCGGCGATTGAGGTGGTGGTTAATCGAATCGGCCAGGATCGGCACGAACTGTCCGGGCAGGCCAAGGATCTGGGGTCCGCGGCGGTTTTTGTGGCGCTGTTTCTCGTGGTGGTGGTCTGGGCGCTGGTGCTGGCCGACCGTTATTTCTGATCGATTAAAAATAATTTTATGCTCGACGCTATCCACGGTTTTTTCAATCATCCGCTCGCGCGGAAGATATTTCTCAAACTTCGCTACGT contains these protein-coding regions:
- the gcvH gene encoding glycine cleavage system protein GcvH codes for the protein MSNIPKDLKYTKSHEWVKPNADGSVTVGITHHAQDLMGDMVFVDLPPAGTKVTSGKECGVVESVKAASDVYAPISGEIVEANAALADSPETVNKDPYVSGWMFRLKPANKAELDALLDAKAYEALVASEKH
- a CDS encoding diacylglycerol kinase, whose translation is MTLLKDLLNLGRIWRAAGYSAAGFRVALKNEAAFRQELALLVMLAPLGLWLGRDGVERSLLVGSLMLVLLVELLNSAIEVVVNRIGQDRHELSGQAKDLGSAAVFVALFLVVVVWALVLADRYF
- the gcvPB gene encoding aminomethyl-transferring glycine dehydrogenase subunit GcvPB — encoded protein: MLIFEQSQTNRRNYSQAPLAKAEVKDIPDKFRRKQKPLLPEVSEMQAVRHYTRLSQKNFSIDTHFYPLGSCTMKYNPRACNKLAMLPNLLGRHPYAPESTGQGFLACMHELQEMLKDVTGMKAVSLTPLAGAQGEFAGVAMIRAYHESRGDKVRTEILVPDAAHGTNPATAVMCGYAVREIPTDVNGDVDIASLKAAVGPQTAGLMLTNPSTLGVFERKIEEISKIVHEAGGLLYYDGANLNAILGRVKPGDMGFDVIHMNLHKTFSTPHGGGGPGAGPVAANTRLEPFLPVPIVGKVQDKYLWETEKTRPKTIGRLSAYMGNAGVLLRAYVYARLLGREGMHRVAEFSTLNANYIMAELAKRGFDLAYPKRRATHEFVLTFKKLKDETGVNAMDFAKRLLDKGFHAPTTYFPLLVPECHLIEPTESEAKEELDRFIAAMEEILKEARANAEIVKGAPHTLPVKRLDDVRAARELDLTWKRAG
- the tpx gene encoding thiol peroxidase, producing MAQVLFKGQPAHTSGELPKVGSKAPDFKLTAGDLSDVTLANYKGKKKLLNIVHSLDTGPCAASAKRFNEFVKNRNDLVVLVISADLPFAQGRFCTGEGLKNVVTLSMMRDRHFAKDYGVLLTDTPIAGLCARATLVLDENDKVLYTQMGPELTVEPDYDKAFAVLK
- a CDS encoding PepSY domain-containing protein yields the protein MTPRRHRITNRTLGAWHRRLGLGAAVFLIFLVVSGLLLNHSRLLGLNQSYIQSSWLLDWYGIHAPEEPAGIALGGRWLSGLDGRIYFDGRELSNMRGRLNGAVVLDHAIAAAVENDIWLLTPDGIVIERLGLAQRVPSGLRALGVDRKGRLVAQTAKGFYAADAELSQWRWIVSPVADWSRPMPVPPALRAELIRQYRGRGLSAERILADTHSGRLLGKIGVWLVDLTAVACLGLALSGLWLWVRRR
- the gcvPA gene encoding aminomethyl-transferring glycine dehydrogenase subunit GcvPA, whose product is MPFIPHTDADVKAMLKSIGVNAIDDLFDEIPEKLRAGKLTQVPEGLSEMDIGRLMQTRANQDGAYLNFIGAGAYEHHIPAAVWEIVTRGEFYSAYTPYQAEASQGTLQLLYEYQTMMASLTGMDVSNASLYDGASGLAEAVLMAVRAHKKARKILMPTTVHPIYRRVVHAIVANQNIELVEIPLCMECGNIIPESLKLYEGDEFAALVIPQPNFFGVLEEVDVLTDWAHAHNMLAIGLVNPTALALLTPPGQWGAKGADIAVGEGQPLGAPLSSGGPYYGFMCCKQALVRQMPGRIIGRTVDKDGKPGFTLTLQAREQHIRRSKATSNICTNQGLVVAASTIYMALLGPEGLERVAASSHANTLALVEKLTAIKGVTRVFNRPVFHETVLRLDAPVSDTLRALEAQGILGGYDLSEHYPHLGQSLLVCATETRTPEDINQYAFHLERIVSKRRLDPPCAIKTNPNA
- the tpx gene encoding thiol peroxidase, translating into MADITHRGNPVHTSGNLPAVGSRAPDFRLTDADLKDVSLADFKGKKKLLNIFPSIDTPTCALSTRKFNEYAAQHANAVIIMVSADLPFAQKRFCTAENTNNVKTLSMMRDRNFARDYGMLLLDGLYQGVTARAIVVIDENDKVIYTELVPEIRQEPNYDAALATLK
- a CDS encoding iron ABC transporter permease; the protein is MTTSIETLRASPERETGISDWLNVNVRLWRLASFVVAGIVAAPILVIALSWFTPAGDVWRHLAQTVLGELLWNTVVLMLGVGTGVFLLGAGLAWLVTVYDFPGRRIFDWALMLPLAIPAYVLAFVAVALLDFSGPVQGALRTVFGGSGWFPPIRSAGGVVTVMVLAFYPYVYMLARAAFLSQGRRMLETGRVLGLSPRAAFLRVALPMARPALAAGVALALMEALADFGAVAVFNYDTFTTAIYKAWLGLFSLPAAAQLASLLLLFVAVGLIGERHLRGRARYHVTLRLGREQRYRLVGVRAFYATAACAVILLLAFIIPVGQLLHWAWGNAHVDLDLRYLRFFFNTVSLGVAAAAVTTFCALLLAYTYRLKPDRLVRGAVRFATLGYALPGSVLAVGIMVSFVWLDKQFAQWLQSLFGVAIGPLLTGSLLALLLAYGVRFMAVAHGPIDSSFERIKPSLWQAARSLGASNWEILWRVSIPLLRTGLLSASLLVFVEVMKEMPATLLLRPFGWDTLATRIFEMTSEGQWERAALPALTLVLAGLIPVVMLVRRSSPQV
- the gcvT gene encoding glycine cleavage system aminomethyltransferase GcvT, coding for MGHRTPLYDSHFKMGAKIVDFGGWDMPLHYGSQIEEHHKVRKDCGMFDVSHMNVVDVKGADVRNFFRLLLANNVDKLKTKGKALYSCMLTAKGGVIDDLIVYYMDDQWFRVVMNAATRDKDMAWVNAAAKEYGGLKVIQRDDLAMIAVQGPNAKAKVYQALGEALRAPAGALKPFHAATVGELFVATTGYTGEDGFEIILPAKAAPFTWQMLNEAGVPPIGLGARDTLRLEAGMNLYGSDMDETTTPLESGLAWTVALEPADRKFIGREVLDKQKAQGVPRQLVGLVLEGKGVLRNHQKVMCNGAGEGEISSGSFSPTLNQAIALARVPASVKIGDHCTVDLRGRPATVRVVKYPFVRNGKSCL